catgaagatgtgtgttctgctaatcatcaagggtcttctgggaaaatggaggtggatgcgatggtcgaaatgttttcgtattctgaaactaaatatggagttaagtatgccaactatattggtgatggtgactccaagacctattcaggaattataaaatcagatccttacgaaaatacaactgtaaataaaaaggaatgtaTAGGGCATGTCCAAAAGCGGATGGGGAGTCGATTACGTACGCTGAAGAGTAAACAAAAAGGTCTTGGTGGTCGAGGTGAGCTCAcaggaaaattaatagacaaactaactgtgtactatggtttagcaatacgccggcattgtgattctattgaaaatatgaaatctgctataatggcaaccttttatcactacggctcgagtgatgaaaaaccgaatcatgatatgtgtccaaaaggcgaagaatcttggtgctcttaccagcgcgctgaagcaagaggagagcttgataccttttctcacgattattctcctttaccttctgatgttttaaaagctatcaagcctatatacgaagatcttagtaatgaaaatttactttcaagatgtgtaggtggattcaatcagaataataatgaaagctttaaccaactagtatggaaaatatgtccaaaaacggtaaatactagttttactatcgtacaaatagctgcatacgttgctatgtgtatatttaatgagggtataaattcattattagtcttgatgaatacactaggacttaattgtgggcctaattctcatcggtatgcagaaagaatggatgctgcacgtatcaaagtagcagataagcgcgctaatgataacacccgagaaggtcgattgcaacgtaggcaccagcaaatcgatattttggaagctgctatgtcggctgaagagctattatatggtccaggaatagatgactcagtgtaagttattaaataattcttataattcgacataaatccatagcaaaactttaaatgcgtttttctcaaaactatgttttctgaactggtgatcactgtaacttaaaaactgctcggtagatttcaataaaatttattgtacttttgaaatacattaaaaactcgtgcctgatcgaaggatttttttttttttcaaaaatttcgatttttttttaacaataaactgtcggtttttttctcgaaaatttgaaaaaaatttcctgaggccgccattttgttaatttcgaaaaaaaaaaaaaaagcttcgatcaggcacaagattatctattaataaaactaatttttcttgtccgattgattttagatgaatctccaaggacttatgatgatcaccgcaaaggacttcgggaggaacgggctctacaaaaacagcgataactttttgaattattaatttttttttttgaaattttcgtgaagtcaaatcgaaacgtgttctaataaagctatgtttttatttttgtcaaataaagtaattaactacaaaaaaaaaattattgaaaatcatcattttttcatacccctgagtacccctaaccccttaagaaaaatagaggaaaaaatttatatatgtcaaaaaatgacacaaagtacaagtgattggcaaaaaattaagtgatagtactttgcaaactatccgccgccatatacttgcatgttaattgaatgaaaataacaattcattttaacgccggctcgtactagtatgagttgtcggctgttcataaagtacgcatacaaatgcttacaattttatatgttaacgtacaaaagacaaaaactactaaacataatggcaaatattgaaaaaacttaagttatggtgataaacttaagagccaaaaatataatataaaagacaactatgtcagattaagaaaaaaaaaggaaaaaatttatagatgtcaacaaatgacacaaagtacaactgattggcaaaaaattaagtgatagtactttgcaaactatccgccgccatatacttgtatgttatttgaatgaaaataacaattcattttaacgccggctcgtactagtatgagttggcggctgttcataaagtaagcatacaaatgcttacaattttatatgttaacgtacaaaagacaaaaactactgaacacaatggcacatattgaaaaaacttaagttatggtggtaaacttaagagccaaaaatataatgtagaagactaccatgttagattaagaaaaaaaaaaaaaaaaatttatagatgtcaaaaaatgacacaaagtacaagtgattggcaaaaaattaagtgatagtactttgcaaactatccgccgccatatacttgtatgttatttgaatgaaaataacaattcattttaacgccggctcgtactagtatgagttgtcggctgttcataaagtacgcatacaaatgtttacaattttatatgttaacgtacaaaagacaaaaactactaaacataacggcacatattgaaaaaacttaagttatggtggtaaacttaagagccaaaaatataatataaaagacaactatgtcagattaagaaaaaaaaagaaaaaaaattatatatgtcaaaaagtgacacaaagtagaactgattggcaaaaaaataagtgatagtactttgcaaactatccgccgccatatacttgtatgttatttgaatgaaaataacaattcattttaacgccggctcgtactagtatgagttggcggctgttcataaagtaagcatacaaatgcttacaattttatatgttaacgtacaaaagacaaaaactactgaacacaatggcacatattgaaaaaacttaagttatggtggtaaacttaagagccaaaaatataatgtagaagactaccatgttagattaagaaaaaaaaaaaaaaaaatttatagatgtcaaaaaatgacacaaagtacaagtgattggcaaaaaattaagtgatagtactttgcaaactatccgccgccatatacttgtatgttatttgaatgaaaataacaattcattttaacgccggctcgtactagtatgagttgtcggctgttcataaagtacgcatacaaatgtttacaattttatatgttaacgtacaaaagacaaaaactactaaacataacggcacatattgaaaaaacttaagttatggtggtaaacttaagagccaaaaatataatataaaagacaactatgtcagattaagaaaaaaaaagaaaaaaaattatatatgtcaaaaagtgacacaaagtagaactgattggcaaaaaaataagtgatagtactttgcaaactatccgccgccatatacttgtatgttatttgaatgaaaataacaattcattttaacgccggctcgtactagtatgagttggcggctgttcataaagtaagcatacaaatgcttacaattttatatgttaacgtacaaaagacaaaaactactaaacataaaggcacatattgaaaaaacttaagttatagtggttaacttaagagccaaaaatataatgtagaagactaccatgtcagattaagaaaaaaaaaagaaaaaatttatagatgtctaaaaatgacacaaagtacaactgattggcaaaaaattaagtgatattACTTTGcgaactatccgccgccatatacttgtatgttatttgaatgaaaataacaatttattttaacgccggcttgTACttgtatgagttgtcggctgttcataaagtacgcatacaaatgcttacaattttatatgttaacgtacaaaagacaaaaacttctaaacataatggcacatattgaaaaaacttaagttatggtggtaaacttaagagccaaaaatataatataaaagacaactatgtcagattaagaaaaaaaaaggaaaaaatttatagatgtcaacaaatgacacaaagtacaactgattggcaaaaaattaagtgatagtactttgcaaagtatccgctaccatatacttgtatgttatttgaatgaaaataacaattcattttaacgccggctcgtactagtatgagttgtcggctgttcataaagtaagcatacaaatgcttacaattttatatgttaacgtacaaaagacaaaaactactgaacataatggcacatattgaaaaaacttaagttatggtggtaaacttaagagccaaaaatataatgtagaagactaccatgttagattaagaaaaaaaaaaaaaaaaatttatagatgtcaaaaaatgacacaaagtacaagtgattggcaaaaaattaagtgatagtactttgcaaactatccgccgccatatacttgtatgttatttgaatgaaaataacaattcattttaacgccggctcgtactagtatgagttgtcggctgttcataaagtacgcatacaaatgcttacaattttatatgttaacgtacaaaagacaaaaactactaaacataacggcacatattgaaaaaacttaagttatggtggtaaacttaagagccaaaaatataatataaaagacaactatgtcagattaagaaaaaaaaagaaaaaaaattatatatgtcaaaaagtgacacaaagtagaactgattggcaaaaaaataagtgatagtactttgcaaactatccgccgccatatacttgtatgttatttgaatgaaaataacaattcattttaacgccggctcgtactagtatgagttggcggctgttcataaagtaagcatacaaatgcttaaaattttatatgttaacgtacaaaagacaaaaactactgaacataatggcacatattgaaaaaacttaagttatggtggtaaacttaagagccaaaaatataatataaaagacaactatgtcagattaagaaaaaaaaaagaaaaaatttatagatgtcaaaaaatgacacaaagtacaactgattggcaaaaaattaagtgatagtactttgcaaactatccgccgccatatacttgtatgttatttgaatgaaaataacaattcattttaacgccggctcgtactagtatgagttggcggctgttcataaagtaagcatacaaatgcttacaattttatttgttaacgtacaaaagacaaaaactactaaacataatagcacatattgaaaaaacttaagttatggtggtaaacttaagagccaaaaataaaatataaaagacaactatgtcagattaagaaaaaaaaagaaaaaaatttacatatgtcaaaaagtgacacaaagtagaactgattggcaaaaaattaagtgatagtactttgcaaactatccgccgccatatacttgtatgttatttgaatgaaaataacaattcattttaacgccggctcgtactagtatgagttgtcggctgttcataaagtaagcatacaaatgcttacaattttatatgttaacgtacaaaagacaaaaactactaaacataatggcacatattgaaaaaacttaagttatggtggtaaacttaagaaccaaaaatataatataaaagacaactatgtcagattaagaaaaaaaaaggaaaaaatttatatatgttaaaaaatgacaccaagtacaactgattggcaaaaaattaagtgatagtactttgcaaagtatccgcaaccatatacttgtatgttatttgaatgaaaataacaattcattttaacgccggctcgtactagtatgagttgtcggctgttcataaagtacgcatacaaatgcttacaattttatatgttaacggacaaaagacaaaaactactaaacataatggcacatattgaaaaaacttaagttatggtggtaaacttaagagccaaaaatataatataaaagacaactatgtcagattaagaaaaaaaaaggaaaaaattaatatatgtcaaaaaatgacaaaaagtacaactgattggcaaaaaattaagtgatagtactttgcaaactatccgccgccatatacttgtatgttatttgaatgaaaataacaattcattttaacgccggctcgtactagtatgagttgtcggctgttcataaagtacgcatacaaatgcttacaattttatatgttaacgtacaaaagacaaaaactactaaacataatggcacatattgaaaaaacttaagttatggtggtaaacttaagaaccaaaaatataatataaaagacaactatgtcagattaagaaaaaaaaaggaaaaaatttatatatgtcaaaaaatgacacaaagtacaactgattggcaaaaaattaagtgatagtactttgcaaagtatccgcaaccatatacttgtatgttatttgaatgaaaataacaattcatttgaacgccggctcgtactagtatgagttgtcggctgttcataaagtaagcatacaaatgcttacaattttatatgttaacgtacaaaaaacaaaaactactaaacataatggcacatattgaaaaaacttaagtgatggtggtaaacttaagagccaaaaatataatataaaagacaactatgtcagattaagaaaaaaaaaggaaaaaatttatatatgtcaaaaaatgacacaaagtacaactgattggcaaaaaattaagtgatagtactttgcaaagtatccgccaccatatacttgtatgttatttgaatgaaaataacaattcattttaacgccggctcgtactagtatgagttggcggctgttcataaagtacgcatacaaatgcttacaattttatatgttaacggacaaaagacaaaaactactaaacataatggcacatattgaaaaaacttaagttatggtggtaaacttaagagccaaaaatataatataaaagacaactatgtcagattaagaaaaaaaaaggaaaaaattaatatatgtcaaaaaatgacaaaaagtacaactgattggcaaaaaattaagtgatagtactttgcaaactatccgccgccatatacttgtatgttatttgaatgaaaataacaattcattttaacgccggctcgtactagtatgagttgtcggctgttcataaagtacgcatacaaatgcttacaattttatatgttaacgtacaaaagacaaaaactactaaacataatggcacatattgaaaaaacttaagttatggtggtaaacttaagaaccaaaaatataatataaaagacaactatgtcagattaagaaaaaaaaaggaaaaaatttatatatgtcaaaaaatgacacaaagtacaactgattggcaaaaaattaagtgatagtactttgcaaagtatccgcaaccatatacttgtatgttatttgaatgaaaataacaattcatttgaacgccggctcgtactagtatgagttgtcggctgttcataaagtaagcatacaaatgcttacaattttatatgttaacgtacaaaaaacaaaaactactaaacataatggcacatattgaaaaaacttaagtgatggtggtaaacttaagagccaaaaatataatataaaagacaactatgtcagattaagaaaaaaaaaggaaaaaatttatatatgtcaaaaaatgacacaaagtacaactgattggcaaaaaattaagtgatagtactttgcaaagtatccgccaccatatacttgtatgttatttgaatgaaaataacaattcattttaacgccggctcgtactagtatgagttggcggctgttcataaagtaagcatacaaatgcttacaattttatatgttaacgtacaaaagacaaaaactactaaacataatagcacatattgaaaaaacttaagttatggtggtaaacttaagagccaaaaataaaatataaaagacaactatgtcagattaagaaaaaaaaagaaaaaaatttacatatgtcaaaaagtgacacaaagtagaactgattggcaaaaaattaagtgatagtactttgcaaactatccgccgccatatacttgtatgttatttgaatggaaataacaattcattttaacgccggctcgtactagtatgagttgtcggctgttcataaagtaagcatacaaatgcttacaattttatatgttaacgtacaaaagacaaaacctactaaacataatggcacatattgaaaaaacttaagttatggtggtaaacttaagagccaaaaatataatataaaagacaactatgtcagattaagaaaaaaaaagggaaaaatttatagatgtcaaaaaatgacacaaagtacaactgattggcaaaaaattaagtgatagtactttgcaaactatccgccgccatatacttgtatgttatttgaatgaaaataacaattcattttaacgccggctcgtactagtatgagttgtcggctgttcataaagtaagcatacaaatgcttacaattttatatgttaacgtacaaaagacaaaaactactgaacataatggcacatattgaaaaaacttaagttatggtggtaaacttaagagccaaaaataaaatgtagaagactaccatgtcagattaagaaaaaaaaagaaaaaatttatagatgtctaaaaatgacacaaagtacaactgattggcaaaaaattaagtgatattACTTTGcgaactatccgccgccatatacttgtatgttatttgaatgaaaataacaattcattttaacgccggcttgTACttgtatgagttgtcggctgttcataaagtacgcatacaaatgcttacaattttatatgttaacgtacaaaagacaaaaactactaaacataatggcacatattgaaaaaacttaagttatggtggtaaacttaagttccaaaaatataatattaaagacaactatgtcagattaagaaaaaaaaaggaaaaaatttatagatgtcaaaaaatgacacaaagtacaactgattggcaaaaaattaagtgatagtactttgcaaactatccgccgccatatacttgtatgttatttgaatgaaaataacaattcattttaacgccggctcgtactagtatgagttgtcggctgttcataaagtacgcatacaaatgcttacaattttatatgttaacgtacaaaagacaaaaactactaaacataatggcacatattgaaaaaactcaagttatggtggtaaacttaagagccaaaaatataatataaaagacaactatgtcagattaagaaaaaaaaaggaaaaaatttatatatgtcaaaaaatgacacaaagtacaactgattggcaaaaaattaagtgatagtactttgcaaactatccgccgccatatacttgtatgttatttgaatgaaaataacaattcattttaacgccggctcgtactagtatgagttgtcggctgttcataaagtacgcatacaaatgcttacaattttatatgttaacgtacaaaagacaaaaactactaaacataatggcacatattgaaaaaacttaagttatggtggtaaacttaagagccaaaaatataatataaaaaacaactatgtcagattaagaaaaaaaaaggaaaaaatttatatatgtcaaaaaatgacacaaagtacaactgattggcaaaaaattaagtgatagtactttgcaaagtatccgccaccatatacttgtatgttatttgaatgaaaataacaattcatttgaacgccggctcgtactagtatgagttgtcggctgatcataaagtaagcatacaaatgcttacaattttatatgttaacgtacaaaagacaaacactactaaacataatggcacatattgaaaaaacttaagttatggtggtaaacttgagagccaaaaatataatataaaaaacaactatgtcagattaagaaaaataaaggaaaaaatttatagatgtcaaaaaatgacacaaagtacaactgattggcgaaaaattaagtgatagtactttgcaaactatccgccgccatatacttgtatgttatttgattgaaaataacaattcattttaacctcggctcgtactagtatgagttgtcggctgtttataaagtacgcatacaaatgcttacaattttatatgttaacgtacaaaagacaaaaactactaaacataatgggacatattgaaaaaacttaagttatggtggtaaacttaagagccacaaatataatataaaagacaactatgtcagattaagaaaaaaaaaggaaaaaatttatatatgtcaaaaaatgacacaaagtacaactgattggcaaaaaattaagtgatagtactttgcaaactatccgccgccatatacttgtatgttatttgaatgaaaataacaattcattttaacgccggctcgtactagtatgagttgtcggctgtttataaagtacgcatacaaatgcttacaattttatatgataacgtacaaaagacaaaaactactaaacataatggcacatattgaaaaaacttaagttatggtggtaaacttaggagccaaaaatataatataaaagacaactatgtcagattaagaaaaaaaaaggaaaaaatttagatatgtcaaaaaatgacacaaagtacaactgattggcagaaaattaagtgatagtactttgcaaactatccgccgccatatacttgtatgttatttgaatgaaaataacaattcattttaacgccggctcgtactagtatgagttgtcggctgttcataaagtacgcatacaaatgcttacaatttaatatgttaacgtacaaaagacaaaaactactaaacataatggaacatattgaaagaacttaagttatggtggtaaacttaagagccaaaaatataatataaaagacaactatgtcagattaagaaaaaaaaaggaaaaaatttatatatgtcaaaaaatgacacaaagtacaactgattggcaaaaatttaagtgatagtactttgcaaagtatccgccaccatatacttgtatgttatttgaatgaaaataacaattcatttgaacgccggctcgtactagtatgagttgtcggctgttcataaagtacgcatacaaatgcttacaattttatatgttaacgtacaaaagacaaaaactactaaacataatggcacatattgaaaaaacttaagttatggtggtaaacttaagagccaaaaatataatataaaagacaactatgtcagattaagaaaaaaaaagaaaaaaatttacatatgtcaaaaagtgacacaaagtagaactgattggcaaaaaattaagtgatagtactttgcaaactatccgccgccatatacttgtatgttatttgaatgaaaataacaattcattttaacgccggctcgtactagtttGAGTtggcggctgttcataaagtaagcatacaaatgcttacaattttatatgttaacgtacaaaagacaaaaactactaaacataatagcacatattgaaaaaacttaagttatagtggtaaacttaagagccaaaaatataatgtagaagactaccatgtcagattaagaaaaaaaaaagaaaaaatttatagatgtctaaaaatgacacaaagtacaactgattggcaaaaaattaagtgatagtactttgcaaactatccgccgccatatacttgtatgttatttgaatgaaaataacaattcattttaacgccggctcgtactagtatgagttgtcggctgttcataaagtacgc
This window of the Microplitis mediator isolate UGA2020A chromosome 8, iyMicMedi2.1, whole genome shotgun sequence genome carries:
- the LOC130672945 gene encoding uncharacterized protein LOC130672945, with amino-acid sequence MGRDSRKVSRELRSSEKINKSRSVKRKNVFNPKTAERDESIQSTSSKKLKQNTEDDVPEDSSTEFRIINFIQVFTAISALIKCKKCDGNVVFQTASTRGLGFKIVVACNNCGNEYIPSCSFVGHSYEINRRFIFVMRILGIGYEGLCKFCGLMDMPSFLDKSTHTILLKQILNCSKAVAETFMTKAVNEEKQAMPTTENEDINHLTVSGDGTWQKRGYTSSFGVSSIIGYFTGKILDINIKSAYCKLCEYWKKKTNTVEFEEWYQSHEDVCSANHQGSSGKMEVDAMVEMFSYSETKYGVKYANYIGDGDSKTYSGIIKSDPYENTTVNKKECIGHVQKRMGSRLRTLKSKQKGLGGRGELTGKLIDKLTVYYGLAIRRHCDSIENMKSAIMATFYHYGSSDEKPNHDMCPKGEESWCSYQRAEARGELDTFSHDYSPLPSDVLKAIKPIYEDLSNENLLSRCVGGFNQNNNESFNQLVWKICPKTVNTSFTIVQIAAYVAMCIFNEGINSLLVLMNTLGLNCGPNSHRYAERMDAARIKVADKRANDNTREGRLQRRHQQIDILEAAMSAEELLYGPGIDDSV